In Oncorhynchus nerka isolate Pitt River linkage group LG26, Oner_Uvic_2.0, whole genome shotgun sequence, one DNA window encodes the following:
- the hagh gene encoding hydroxyacylglutathione hydrolase, mitochondrial isoform X2 — MKVELLPALTDNYMYLLIDEESKEAAIIDPVEPVKVVEAIRKHGVRLTTVLTTHHHWDHAGGNEKMVRLVPGLTVYGGDDRVDALTKKVKHSNTFKVGSLTVKCLFTPCHTTGHICYLVTKDNSTEPPAVFTGDTLFVAGCGKFFEGTAEQMYRALIDVLGRLPPETRVYCGHEYTINNLKFARHVEPDNEVIKKKLAWAKEKVSNGEPTIPSTVAEEFKFNPFMRVKEKSVQEHAGQNDPVETMRSLRKEKDGFRVPKD; from the exons ATGAAGGTAGAACTGCTGCCAGCCCTCACTGACAACTACATGTACCTTCTCATTGATGAGGAGTCAAAGGAAGCTGCCATCATAGACCCAGTTGAACCAGTGAAG GTTGTAGAAGCTATCAGAAAGCACGGTGTGAGACTTACAACAGTTCTGACCACCCATCACCATTG gGACCATGCGGGAGGCAATGAGAAGATGGTGAGGCTGGTGCCTGGTCTCACTGTGTACGGAGGAGATGACCGGGTGGATGCCCTCACTAAGAAAGTCAAACACTCCAACACGTTCAAA GTTGGTTCACTTACAGTCAAGTGTTTGTTTACGCCATGTCACACCACTGGCCACATTTGCTACCTTGTGACCAAAGACAACAGCACTGAGCCTCCAGCTGTCTTCACAG GGGACACACTGTTTGTTGCTGGCTGTGGGAAGTTTTTTGAGGGTACAGCTGAACAGATGTACAGGGCATTGATAGACGTGCTGGGACGTCTGCCCCCTGAAACA CGTGTTTACTGTGGTCATGAGTACACCATCAACAATCTGAAGTTCGCTCGACATGTGGAGCCCGACAACGAGGTCATCAAGAAAAAACTAGCATGGGCAAAG GAGAAAGTCAGTAATGGAGAACCAACCATCCCCTCCACTGTGGCTGAAGAATTCAAATTCAACCCCTTTATGAGAGTGAA AGAGAAGTCTGTGCAAGAGCATGCTGGGCAGAATGACCCTGTTGAAACCATGAGGAGTCTCCGTAAGGAGAAAGATGGCTTCCGGGTCCCCAAGGACTGA
- the narfl gene encoding cytosolic Fe-S cluster assembly factor narfl isoform X1 codes for MVSQFSGVLQLTDLDDFITPSQECVKPVKLEKKQGRSVAKIQIEDDGSYFQVKQDGGKQKLEKAKITLNDCLACSGCITSAESVLITQQSHEEIYRVLRNNKQAGVAEQKVVVVSVSPQSRASLAARYGLSSSEAGRRLTAFFKGLGVHHVFDTSFSRTFSLLESQREFVERFHRKEQDKQALPMLASACPGWICYAEKTHGEFILPYVSSTRSPQQMMGSLVKGFFAGQQGLNPQQIYHVTVMPCYDKKLEASRPDFYLEEADTREVDCVITSGEVLKMLEEEKVLLSDVEPAPLDIMFSSVCGDELLGHAGSGSGGYLHHVFTHAARQLFGEEVKELTYKTLKNKDFQEVTLERDGVVVLRFAATYGFRNIQNLVQKLKRGKSPYHFVEVMACPSGCLNGGGQVKPLPEQNNKELLQQVEDLYKEERPLVPEEDQHVAELYQSWLQSVGEERARELLHTQYHAVDKATNGLLVKW; via the exons ATGGTGTCCCAATTTAGCGGTGTTTTGCAGTTGACAGATCTAGATGATTTTATCACTCCTTCCCAG GAATGTGTGAAACCAGTCAAGTTGGAGAAGAAGCAAGGCAGATCTGTGGCTAAAATTCAAATAGAAGATGATGGGAGCTATTTCCAGGTTAAACAG GATGGTGGAAAGCAGAAGCTGGAGAAAGCTAAGATCACTCTGAATGACTGCCTGGCCTGCAGTGGCTGCATCACCTCAGCTGAGAGTGTCCTTATCACACAGCAGAGTCATGAAGAGATTTACAGGGTGCTACGCAACAacaag CAGGCAGGTGTAGCAGAGcagaaggtggtggtggtgtctgtgtCCCCACAGTCCAGAGCCTCCCTGGCAGCACGCTACGGCCTGAGCAGCAGTGAGGCAGGCAGGAGACTCACCGCCTTCTTCAAGGGTCTGG GGGTTCACCACGTGTTTGATACCAGCTTCAGCAGGACCTTCAGCCTGttggagagtcagagagagtttGTGGAGCGGTTCCATCGGAAGGAGCAAGACAAGCAGGCCCTGCCCATGCTGGCCTCTGCCTGCCCAG GTTGGATCTGCTATGCAGAGAAAACCCATGGAGAGTTCATCCTGCCCTACGTCAGCTCCACCCGCTCCCCACAGCAGATGATGGGCTCTCTGGTGAAGGGCTTCTTCGCTGGCCAGCAG ggcCTGAACCCACAGCAGATCTACCATGTGACTGTGATGCCCTGCTATGATAAGAAACTGGAGGCCTCCAGGCCTGACTTCTACCTGGAGGAGGCTGACACCAGAGAGGTGGACTGTGTCATCACTTCAG GAGAAGTtctgaagatgctagaggaagaGAAAGTGTTGCTCAGCGATGTGGAGCCAGCCCCATTAGATATAAT GTTCAGCAGTGTGTGTGGTGATGAGTTGCTGGGCCATGCAGGGAGCGGTTCAGGAGGATACCTCCATCACGTGTTCACACACGCTGCCAGACAGCTGTTTGGAGAGGAGGTGAAGGAGCTCACCTACAAGACACTCAA GAACAAGGACTTCCAGGAGGTGACCCTGGAAAGGGACGGTGTGGTCGTGCTGCGTTTCGCCGCAACCTACGGTTTCCGCAACATCCAGAACCTGGTGCAGAAACTCAAGAGGGGAAAGTCACCCTACCACTTCGTAGAGGTCATGGCCTGTCCGTCAG gTTGTCTGAATGGGGGAGGCCAGGTGAAGCCCTTACCAGAGCAGAACAACAAGGAGTTGCTGCAGCAGGTGGAGGATCTGTACAAGGAGGAGCGCCCTCTAGTGCCAGAGGAGGACCAGCACGTGGCAGAGCTTTACCAGTCCTGGCTACAgagtgtaggagaggagagagccaggGAGCTGCTGCACACACAGTACCATGCAGTGGACAAGGCCACCAATGGACTCCTTGTCAAATGGTGA
- the narfl gene encoding cytosolic Fe-S cluster assembly factor narfl isoform X2: protein MVSQFSGVLQLTDLDDFITPSQECVKPVKLEKKQGRSVAKIQIEDDGSYFQVKQDGGKQKLEKAKITLNDCLACSGCITSAESVLITQQSHEEIYRVLRNNKAGVAEQKVVVVSVSPQSRASLAARYGLSSSEAGRRLTAFFKGLGVHHVFDTSFSRTFSLLESQREFVERFHRKEQDKQALPMLASACPGWICYAEKTHGEFILPYVSSTRSPQQMMGSLVKGFFAGQQGLNPQQIYHVTVMPCYDKKLEASRPDFYLEEADTREVDCVITSGEVLKMLEEEKVLLSDVEPAPLDIMFSSVCGDELLGHAGSGSGGYLHHVFTHAARQLFGEEVKELTYKTLKNKDFQEVTLERDGVVVLRFAATYGFRNIQNLVQKLKRGKSPYHFVEVMACPSGCLNGGGQVKPLPEQNNKELLQQVEDLYKEERPLVPEEDQHVAELYQSWLQSVGEERARELLHTQYHAVDKATNGLLVKW from the exons ATGGTGTCCCAATTTAGCGGTGTTTTGCAGTTGACAGATCTAGATGATTTTATCACTCCTTCCCAG GAATGTGTGAAACCAGTCAAGTTGGAGAAGAAGCAAGGCAGATCTGTGGCTAAAATTCAAATAGAAGATGATGGGAGCTATTTCCAGGTTAAACAG GATGGTGGAAAGCAGAAGCTGGAGAAAGCTAAGATCACTCTGAATGACTGCCTGGCCTGCAGTGGCTGCATCACCTCAGCTGAGAGTGTCCTTATCACACAGCAGAGTCATGAAGAGATTTACAGGGTGCTACGCAACAacaag GCAGGTGTAGCAGAGcagaaggtggtggtggtgtctgtgtCCCCACAGTCCAGAGCCTCCCTGGCAGCACGCTACGGCCTGAGCAGCAGTGAGGCAGGCAGGAGACTCACCGCCTTCTTCAAGGGTCTGG GGGTTCACCACGTGTTTGATACCAGCTTCAGCAGGACCTTCAGCCTGttggagagtcagagagagtttGTGGAGCGGTTCCATCGGAAGGAGCAAGACAAGCAGGCCCTGCCCATGCTGGCCTCTGCCTGCCCAG GTTGGATCTGCTATGCAGAGAAAACCCATGGAGAGTTCATCCTGCCCTACGTCAGCTCCACCCGCTCCCCACAGCAGATGATGGGCTCTCTGGTGAAGGGCTTCTTCGCTGGCCAGCAG ggcCTGAACCCACAGCAGATCTACCATGTGACTGTGATGCCCTGCTATGATAAGAAACTGGAGGCCTCCAGGCCTGACTTCTACCTGGAGGAGGCTGACACCAGAGAGGTGGACTGTGTCATCACTTCAG GAGAAGTtctgaagatgctagaggaagaGAAAGTGTTGCTCAGCGATGTGGAGCCAGCCCCATTAGATATAAT GTTCAGCAGTGTGTGTGGTGATGAGTTGCTGGGCCATGCAGGGAGCGGTTCAGGAGGATACCTCCATCACGTGTTCACACACGCTGCCAGACAGCTGTTTGGAGAGGAGGTGAAGGAGCTCACCTACAAGACACTCAA GAACAAGGACTTCCAGGAGGTGACCCTGGAAAGGGACGGTGTGGTCGTGCTGCGTTTCGCCGCAACCTACGGTTTCCGCAACATCCAGAACCTGGTGCAGAAACTCAAGAGGGGAAAGTCACCCTACCACTTCGTAGAGGTCATGGCCTGTCCGTCAG gTTGTCTGAATGGGGGAGGCCAGGTGAAGCCCTTACCAGAGCAGAACAACAAGGAGTTGCTGCAGCAGGTGGAGGATCTGTACAAGGAGGAGCGCCCTCTAGTGCCAGAGGAGGACCAGCACGTGGCAGAGCTTTACCAGTCCTGGCTACAgagtgtaggagaggagagagccaggGAGCTGCTGCACACACAGTACCATGCAGTGGACAAGGCCACCAATGGACTCCTTGTCAAATGGTGA
- the fahd1 gene encoding acylpyruvase FAHD1, mitochondrial: MTSRNISRFWEWGKKIICVGRNYADHAKELNNTVPTEPVLFLKTPSAYLTEGSPILIPKYSNSVHHEIELGVVIGKGGTAIPQSSAMQHVAGYALCLDMTARDVQDDCKSKGLPWTLAKAFNTSCPVSEFIPKERIPDPGNVKIWLNVNGQMRQNGCTSQMIFSIPFLISYISEIITLEEGDLILTGTPKGVSAVQVHDELHAGIDDVVSMTFKVGRL; the protein is encoded by the coding sequence ATGACTTCACGGAATATATCTCGATTTTGGGAGTGGGGAAAGAAGATCATCTGTGTTGGGAGGAACTACGCCGACCATGCAAAGGAGCTGAATAACACCGTCCCAACAGAGCCCGTGTTGTTCCTGAAGACTCCATCTGCATATCTGACAGAGGGCTCACCTATCCTCATTCCCAAATACTCCAACAGTGTACACCATGAAATCGAGTTGGGGGTGGTCATCGGGAAAGGAGGCACCGCTATCCCCCAATCCTCCGCGATGCAACACGTCGCAGGGTACGCCCTGTGTTTGGATATGACAGCTCGGGACGTCCAGGATGACTGCAAGTCTAAAGGTCTTCCGTGGACTCTGGCCAAAGCGTTCAACACATCTTGTCCCGTCAGTGAATTCATCCCCAAAGAGCGTATACCCGACCCGGGAAACGTGAAGATCTGGCTCAATGTGAACGGCCAGATGCGCCAGAATGGCTGCACCTCTCAGATGATTTTCTCCATTCCCTTTCTCATCAGCTACATCAGTGAGATCATCACCCTAGAAGAGGGGGATCTGATTCTCACAGGGACTCCCAAGGGTGTATCCGCTGTGCAGGTGCACGATGAATTACATGCTGGCATAGATGATGTTGTCAGCATGACTTTTAAAGTTGGCAGACTTTGA
- the hagh gene encoding hydroxyacylglutathione hydrolase, mitochondrial isoform X1: protein MFYRSLVASACTLGVLGAAATYKIAPAHVQAALLHKEAPDIPIRKSLLVEQSDMKVELLPALTDNYMYLLIDEESKEAAIIDPVEPVKVVEAIRKHGVRLTTVLTTHHHWDHAGGNEKMVRLVPGLTVYGGDDRVDALTKKVKHSNTFKVGSLTVKCLFTPCHTTGHICYLVTKDNSTEPPAVFTGDTLFVAGCGKFFEGTAEQMYRALIDVLGRLPPETRVYCGHEYTINNLKFARHVEPDNEVIKKKLAWAKEKVSNGEPTIPSTVAEEFKFNPFMRVKEKSVQEHAGQNDPVETMRSLRKEKDGFRVPKD from the exons ATGTTTTACAGGTCACTGGTAGCGAGTGCCTGCACTCTTGGCGTTCTTGGAGCCGCTGCAACGTATAAAATTG CACCTGCGCACGTCCAAGCAGCCCTTCTACACAAGGAAGCTCCTGATATCCCGATAAGGAAGTCTTTACTGGTGGAGCAGAGCGACATGAAGGTAGAACTGCTGCCAGCCCTCACTGACAACTACATGTACCTTCTCATTGATGAGGAGTCAAAGGAAGCTGCCATCATAGACCCAGTTGAACCAGTGAAG GTTGTAGAAGCTATCAGAAAGCACGGTGTGAGACTTACAACAGTTCTGACCACCCATCACCATTG gGACCATGCGGGAGGCAATGAGAAGATGGTGAGGCTGGTGCCTGGTCTCACTGTGTACGGAGGAGATGACCGGGTGGATGCCCTCACTAAGAAAGTCAAACACTCCAACACGTTCAAA GTTGGTTCACTTACAGTCAAGTGTTTGTTTACGCCATGTCACACCACTGGCCACATTTGCTACCTTGTGACCAAAGACAACAGCACTGAGCCTCCAGCTGTCTTCACAG GGGACACACTGTTTGTTGCTGGCTGTGGGAAGTTTTTTGAGGGTACAGCTGAACAGATGTACAGGGCATTGATAGACGTGCTGGGACGTCTGCCCCCTGAAACA CGTGTTTACTGTGGTCATGAGTACACCATCAACAATCTGAAGTTCGCTCGACATGTGGAGCCCGACAACGAGGTCATCAAGAAAAAACTAGCATGGGCAAAG GAGAAAGTCAGTAATGGAGAACCAACCATCCCCTCCACTGTGGCTGAAGAATTCAAATTCAACCCCTTTATGAGAGTGAA AGAGAAGTCTGTGCAAGAGCATGCTGGGCAGAATGACCCTGTTGAAACCATGAGGAGTCTCCGTAAGGAGAAAGATGGCTTCCGGGTCCCCAAGGACTGA